The DNA window TCAGATGAACGGCGAGGGCGACCGCCCCCGCCGCGAGTACCAGGACCGGCCCGGGTGGCAGATCCCACGCCAGTGCCGCGAGAAAGCCGGCGGTGTTCACCGCGACGCCGATGACGACCGCCCACGTCGTGATCGACACCAGGGAGCGGCCGAGCCGCCGGGCGGCGAGTGCCGGAAGCAGCGTGAGCGCGTCCACCAGCAGCGCGCCGGTCAGCCGGATCGCCCCGGCGACCGCCACCGCGACCAGTACCAGCAGCAGGACGGTGAGCCGCTGGACGGGCACCCCCGAGCACAGCGCGAGCTCGCGGTCGTGCAGCAGCAGCGCCAGGTCCCTGCGGCGCCACCAGAACAGCCCGGGGACCGCCACCGCGAGGACGCCCAGCAGCAGCAGGTCGGTCGGGCGCACCGCCAGGATCGACCCCCAGAGCAGCGCGAACGCCCCGTTGGCGTTGACCCCCGACAGGGCGAGCAGCAGCAGGGCGGCAGCGATGGCCAGGCTCATCAGCAGCCCCATCGCCCCCGACAGGCCGTCAGGAGTGCGGGCGAGCGGTGCCACGCCCGCTCCCGCCGCCGCACAGGCGAGCAGCGCGCACACCACCGGGTCCAGCCCGATGAGCTGGCCCACCGCTATTCCGAGCAGGGCCACATGCATCATCGCGAAGCGCACCGGCATGATGTCCAGACCGACGATCACCACGCCCACCACCGGCAGCCCGGCGGCGGCCAGCAGCAGTCCCACCCCGGCCCGTTGTACGGGTACGAGGTGCAGCAGGTCGCCAACCTGCCCGAGGACGCTCACCGGACCTCCCGCAGCCGCCCCGCGGCCATCTCCAGCGTCCGGTCGCAGCGCGCCGCCATCGCCCGGTCGTGGGTCACCACCAGCAGGGTCACCGGGAGGCCCGTGAGGACCTCCGCAGCCTCCTCCTGACCGGCGAAGTCGAGTGCGGCCGTCGGCTCGTCGGCGAGCAGTACCCCCGCTCCCGCGGCCACACAGCCCACCGCCCGGGCCAGGTGCATGCGCTGCAGCTGGCCGCCGGAGAGGCTGCTCAGCGGCCGGTCCCCGAGCGCCCCCACGCCCAGGTGTTCGGCGGCGGCGTACGCCTCGCCCGCCGCGCCGCTGCTCGCCAGCAGCTCGCGCGCCAGCAGCGGGAACCGCCCCGCAGCGGGCCGCTGCGGGATCCACCCGCACGCCCTGCGCCGCCAGGCGCGCTCGGCCGCCGTGCGGTCGCCCCGACCCCCGACCAGGATCTCGCCCGACACCTGCCGGTGCAGTCCCAGGACGGCACGCAGCAGCGTGGTCTTCCCTGAGCCGTTGGTGCCGGTCAGTGCCACCCGCTCGCCGCAGGCCACGTCGAGTTCGACGCCGTGTACGGCCTCCAACCGGCCGTGACGGCACACCACGCCACGAAACCGCAGCTCAAGCCCGTTCCTGACGTCTCGGGAGTCCACTGCGGCGTGGCCCGCGTGCTCCAAGCTCTCTTCCACGTGACAGTAGTCGGGCCCGGCTGATGCGCAGTTCCCGCCATTCGCCGGACGTGGCCCGGGCCGGGCCCGGCGCTAGGGCCGGTGGTGCAGCGGTGAGGATGCTTCCTGCCGTCCGTCCCTACCGGGGGTGGGGCGTCACGCCGGCGCGGCCGGGGCGGCTCGTACCTTGCGCGCCGGTCCGCGCGGGGCAGGGGCGTGGGCGTCCGGAAAGCCTGGCCAGGAAGTCCGGGGGACTCGGGTTCGGTCTCTCTGTCGGGGCCGCGCGCGGGCTGTGGTGCGCCGCAGTCAGCTGCAGTCGGCGGTCACCACCATGTCCCTGATGTCGGTCAGCGGTATCACCACCGGATCGGCACGCCCCTCCGCAGACACCCGCAGCGTGCCGCCGTCGGCCGACAGCAGTGTCCCGCAGGTGGTGTCGGTGCCGTGGGTCACCCGTATGGATCCAGGCTGCTCGCTCGGCGCCCACCAGGTGAGCGCTGTGCCAATGAACAGGCTGGCCAGGGCCAGCGCCACGGTCCGGCGGGCGAGGGTGAGTCTGCGCGCGGCCCGTATCGCCGTGGCGACCTCGAAGGCGTCGACCGACCCGTGGTCGCGGTGGATATCGGCAAGGGTGACCGCAAGCGGGCTCGCCCCGGCCTGCGCGGCCAAGGCGTGCCAGAGTCCCACCACGGCGAGGGCCAGCCCCCCACCGACGAGGACCGTGACAGCCAGCCGCCACCCGATCGGGAGTTCGGCGGTGGTGGTCCGGCCCTTGACCACAATCGCCGCGCCGAGCAAGGTGATGAAGGCAGCCAGGCCGTTCCGCCAGACCTCCGCACTGGCCCGCACGCCCGGTAGCGACTCGCGCACCAGTGCCCGGAACCGGTCCCGCTCGGCCAAGTCCGTCTCGCTGGGCGGTCGCTGCGGTCGGCGGGGGCGAAGGTTCATTCAGCGGTCAATTCGATGCGGAAGCTGACCCCGCATCCGGTCACGCCGGTCGGCGCGTCCTGGTGCGCGGTGCCGCAGCCGCAGGTCACGTCCAGTACCACGGCTTCCTGGGGATCGCCGTTGGAGCCGCGACTCGCGCCGGCCATGCCGGTGAGGGCGACGGTGACCTGCCGGTCGACGAGGTGGTGGTCGCAGCGCGGGCACCGCCCGGACACGACGAAACACGGCGCGGTGTCCTCGTTGTGCGGCTTCACCGTGAGTTCCTGCGCCTCCAGGAGATCGTAGGCGCGGTCGGTCCATCTGTAGTCGGTGGTGACCACATAGGCGGGGAGGGGAGCTTCTGACATGGCCTCACTGTAGTGAGCGATCGTCTAGCCTGAGACCGGTTCCAACCAATTGTGCGACGAGGGGGCAACGCATGCCGGTTGGTGAAGACGAGGGGGAACGGGCATGGCAGTTTCTCCTCCAGGGTGTGGAACTGGAACGACATGGGCGCACGGTGGAGGCCGAGCAGGAATTCCTCAAAGCCGCAGCGCTCGGCGAGTTCAACGCCATGTACAACTGCGGATTGCTGGCGGAGCGCCGGGGACGCACCGCTGAAGCACATGACTGGTACGTCCGTGCGCACAACGCCGGACATCCGGAGGCGGCCAACAACCTCGGCGTACTGCTCCACAACGCGGGGGATCCGGACGCACTGCTCTGGTTTCAACTCGCCGCTGCGATGGGCCATCGGCAGGCCGCCGGCAATGCGAAGGCCCTTCTCGCTTCACGGTCCCGCTGGGCGAAAAGGCGAAAGGCTGGGCCGGAGGTGCTGCGTGCGGCGGCCGAATCGGCCTATCGGGAGTTCACCGCGACCGGCAACGACGCCCGCCTGGTACGAGCGGTCACCCTCAGCCGGGAGGCTGTGCGGTTGGCAGGCCGCCGCCACCGGTCACGCAGCAGAATGCTGGCTGACCTCCGCGATGTCCTTCGATACCGGTACGAGTTGCGTGGGGATGTCGCCGACCTCGAAGAGGCCGTCAGTGTGGCGCGTGAGGCGCTGGATGGTCTGGCGTCAGGGCACCCGGAGCGCCTGACCGCCGCACACGCCCTGATCGCGCTGCTGAATGCCCAATTCGAAGTCACCCTCATTGCCGGTCCGCTGCTCAAGGCTGTGGATGAGGTCGGCAGGCCGGCACTGAGGCAGCACCGTGGTACCGAGCAGGCTCGGGCGGCACTCGAATCGAGTCTCTGCGGGGCCCTGGTCGCACTGTTCCGCCACGCCGACGCGACTGTGGATCTGGACGAGGCGATCACGCTGGGCCGTGCGGCGGTCCGCCGGCTCCCCGGTGTCGCGGTCCCGCTGAGCAACCTCGGGGCAGCTCTGCTGCTGCGAGGAACGCAGCGCGGCTCACTGGACGATATCAACGAAGCAGTCGAGGTGCTTCGCGAGGCAACCGCTGCGGCAACCGCCGCACATGACACGCCGCAGCTCACGCGGTCCTCCGTCAATCTCATATCGGCGCTGCGTATTCGCGCGGATCTGACCGGACGAGCCGCGGACGACCACGAAGCCGAGGAGGCGGCAGAGCGGATGCGACATGCCGTGTCGGCGGAGCCGACGCACCATCCCCGGACATTGGTCAAAGCCGTGATCGCCACTGACGGCCCCACCAGCGCGGACGCGACCCGCCATGCGCTGTCCGTACTCCCGCCCATGCACACGGACCGGCCGTTCCTGCTGCTCCATTTGGCCAAGGCTCTGAGTGCCGACGGCAAGCGGGAGGAAGCCATCGCGGCGGCACGGGAGGCGGCTGCCCTCGCGGTGAGCAGCCAGGCCAAGGTGGATGCGCAGCGCATACTGGGCCGCCTGCTGCTGAGCGACGACGCAGACGACGCAGACGACACGGACGATGGCCGACGGCAGGCGGCGCTCGCCGAGGCGATAGAAGTCCTCACGGCGTCGGCCAATGCCTTGGAAAAGACCGAGGTCGTCTACGCCGAGGTCATGACGGGTCTGGCGACAGCACTGCTCGGCCGCTTTGTGCGGGATGGGCTCGAATCCGATCACGAAGCGGCGCTGGATGCGCTGCGAGCAGCGGCGAACGCCGCGGGATCGTCCGTCCAGGACCGGCTGTTCGCCGCTCGGTACTGGGCTGGTGTGGCGCTGGAGGCAGGCGACACCGGCGATGCCCTGGCGGCGTCGCGCGTCGCGGTGTCCCTGCTGTCGGAGTTCGGGTGGATCGGTCTCGACCGAGGCGACCAGGAACAGAGTCTGCGGGACGGCGCTGCGATGCCGAGGGACGCGGCGGCCCTGGCCATCGCCACCGGGCAGCCCAAGCTGGCCGTGGAGCTGCTGGAACAGGGGCGGTCGGTGCTGTGGCGCTCGACCCTGCACCTGCGCGAGGACCTGGCGGCCCTCGCCGCGAAGGACCCGGCCCTGGCGGCGGAGCTGGAGCAGGTCCGCGCAACGCTCAACGGCCACGCGGCACTCAGCCCCGAGTCCCGTATGCGGCTGGCAGACCAATGGACGCGGTTACTCGGCAAGGTACGGCAGCTGCGGGGATTCGAGACCTTTCTCGGCCCGCCTTCGTTCGAAGCGCTGGTCCCCGCAGCCGGGAAGGGCCCCGTCGTCATCGTCAACATCAGCACGATCCGCTGCGATGCGCTGCTTGTGATGCCCGACGGGCAGGTCGAGGTCGTGCCACTGCCCGACGTGGACGTCCCGGAGATGGACACGGTCTCCAACACCTATCGGGAGCACCTGGCGCTGGCGCAGGAACCCGGCGCCACCGGCCGGGCGAGGGAACGCGCACGGCACACCGTGCACGACACCCTGGAGTGGCTGTGGGAGCGCATTGCCCGCCCGGTGCTCGACCGGTTGGCGTTCTCGTACGCGTCCGAGACGCCACCCCGGCTGTGGTGGTGCCCCACGGCATCGCTGATGACCTTGCCGCTGCACGCGGCGGGCCGCTACCCGCGTACCAGCGCCGACCGCGCAGAGCCGGTCGGATCGCCGTTCGCCGTGGTCTCGTCGTACACCGCCACCCTGTCCGCACTCATCGACGCCCGGCGGCGGCCGGTCGCCGCCGGCGCGGGAGTGGTGGCCGTCGCGCTGACCGACACCGGACGCGGTCACGATCCGCTGCCCGGGGTCGCGACGGAACTCGGGATGCTCGAAGAGGTCTTCGGCCGGCAACGGCTGACCGTACTGGTCGACGACGCCGCTACCGTGGCGGCCGTACGGGAGCAGTTGCTGGACCACACATGGGCCCATTTCGCGTGCCATGGCAGCCTCGACATGGCCTCCCCCACCGACTCGGGCTTGGCCCTGCGGGACGGTGACATGAATGTGCTCGACTTCGCGGATCTCCCGCTGGAGACGGCGGATCTCGCGTTCCTGTCCGCCTGCCATACCGCTGTGGGCGGTGGGCGGCTCCCGGACGAGGCCATCCACACCGCTGCCGCTCTCCGTATGGCGGGATTCCGGCATGTCGTCGCCACCCAGTGGTCCGTCCATGACCAGGCCGCACCCATCCTGGCCGCCGCCTTCTACCGCCATCTCGGTGTCTCGGGCCCTATGGACTCCGCCGGGGCCGCCGTCGCCCTCCACCACGCCGTCGCCGAGCTTCGCGACGCGAACCTCACCGACCCGACTCTCTGGGTGCCTTTCATCCACGATGGCCCGTGAGCTGGAGCGGCGGCTGCATGGACAGCGGTCGAATGCTGCGGGGGACGTTCGGCGGGGATCGCTGCGTCCGTGGTGCTGAATCTGGCCCGGGTCGGCTGGGATGTGGCCTTCACCTACTGGACCCCTTATGACAGGACCTGGCTCATGGCTGCCTCCGGCCGGCGATGCCGGCTGCGTAGGCGCCGCCGGGTGCCTACTGTTCGCGGGCCGAGCGGTGGAAGGTGCGGTGCAGGCCGCGCAGGCGGTCGGCCAGGGCGGGGACCGGTCCTTGGACCGGCAGGCCGGGCACGATGTCCTGGATCGCGAGGCAGCGGACCGGCGGCGGTGCCACGCCCAGCTCGGCCAGCCAGTCCGCCAACTGGGCCGCCGAGTGGGCGTAGACGATGCGGCCGAGGCCGGCCCAGCCGTGTGCGGCCGAGCACATCGGGCAGTGCTCCCCCGAGGTGAAGACCGTGGCCGTGGCCCGCTGCTCCGGGGTGAGGTGGGTGGCGGCCCATCGGGCCAGGGCGAACTCCGGGTGCTGGGTGGGGTCGTCCAGGCTGTGCACCCGATTGCGGTCCTCCGCCAGTACCTGTCCGTCGGCGCCGACCAGGACCGAGCCGAACGGCTCGTCGCCGGTCCGCAGCGCCTCGGCCGCCAGGTGCACGGCGCGCTCCAGGTGGCCGAGTTCGATGGGGGTCAGGTCGGCGGCGGTCATCGTCACTCCTGGTCCTGAGGTCGCCGTGTGTGCGCCTCCCACCCTGCCCTGTCCGTGCCTTCGGCAGCCAGTCGCCGTCGCCCGTCAGCGGCCGAGGAAGGCGGCGAGCACCGTCGGTGGCAGCACGCCGCCGGCGGCGAACGGCCGTCGGCGGAGGAGGTCATCGGCGGTCTCCGGGGGAACGCCCGCCCCGCTCAGCACCTGGACGGCGTGGTCGGCGGGGAGCAGGTCGAGCCAGCGCAGTACGGCCGCGCGGTGGGCGTCGGCGGTCAGTTCGCCGTGGACCCGGAGCCTGGCCAGGCCGCCGTCGGGGAAGACGTCCAGCCGGAGGTGCGTGACCGGTGCGGCCGACACCGGCCGCAGGAAGTGCCGGGTGTCCGGCTGGAGCCGGGTCTTCGGAACCAGCTCGGTCCACTCCGCACCCTCGCCGGGCTCGCTGCCCTCGGCATCGGCTCCGCGCAGCGAGGCCCAGCCGGCCGCATTGCCGATGAAGTACGAGGTGTCGATCTCGACCCGGCGGACCCGGCCGCGCGCCGCCAGCCTGACCGTCACATGGTCGTTGCCGCCGTCGCGGCGGCGGGCGTTCTCCCAGCCGTCGCCCATGATCCGGGCCCTGCCGGGCAGCAGCAGCTGCACCGGCGAGGAGTAGAAGGTGTCCGAGCAGTCCACCACGTCGCCGCCGTGCTCCAGCGCGGCCAGGTCGATGGTGCCGTCCAGGAACCGGGGGTCGGGCACCGGCCTGCCGTGGACCCGGAAGCGGGCCACGCCGCCGTCGGGGTAGATGGTCAGCCGGACATGGGTCCAGCGGCGCGGGTCGGCCACCTCGAAGGGGTTCTCGGTGTCGCCCTTGATCGCGGTCTTCTCCACGATCGTCTCCCAGGTCGCCTGCTCCAGCTCCGCCGGGGACGGCGCCCCCTCCGCGCTGGTCGCCTCCACCGAGGCGTACGGCGGGTAGTTGCCCTTGAACCAGGCGGTGTCGATCACCACACCGTGCACCACGCCCGGTACGCCGAGCCGGACGATCGCGTAGTCGTGCCCGGGCTCGCGGCGGCGCCGGGTCTCCCAGCCGTCGTACACCTTGCCCTTGTGGCCGAAGTCCTCCGCCGAGAAGACCGACGGCTCGGGCTTGATCAGGTTCTCCCGCTCGGCGAACAGCTCGTTATTGGCGTACACCACGCTGCCGGCCAGCGAGCGCGAGGCCAGGTCGGGAAGCCGGGTGAAGTCCTTGGTGGTCATGCCCCTCCTCGGGTGAGCAGCCGGCCCTGCGGCGGGCTGTCGAGGTCGATCGGTACGCCGCGCAGCCAGGTGGTGCGGACCACGCCCGCGAGCGGGCGGCCGTGGTAGGGCGTCACCGGGTTGCGGTGGTGCAGTCGCTCCTGGTCGACCACGAAGACCTGGTCGGGTGCGAAGACGCAGAAGTCGGCCTGGCGGCCGAGCGCGATCCGGCCCCGGTCCGCCAACCCTGCCTGCTCCGCCGGGCGTTGGGCCATCCAGCGCACCACGTCGGTGAGCGCGTGGCCTCGGCGCCGGGCCTCGGTCCACACCGCCGGCAGGCCGAGCTGCAACGAGGCGATGCCGCCCCAGGCGGCGCCGAAGTCGCCGCTGTCGAACCGCTTGAGCTCCGGGGTGCAGGGTGAGTGGTCGGAGACCACGCAGTCGATGGTGCCGTCGGCGAGCCCCTGCCAGAGCAGTTCGCGGTTGGCCGCCTCGCGGATCGGCGGGCAGCACTTGAACTGGGTGGCGCCGTCCGCGATCTCCTCCGCGCTGAACGTCAGATAGTGCGGGCAGGTCTCCACGGTGAGCCGGACGCCGTCGCGCCGGGCCGAGCGGATCACCGGCAGCGCGTCCGCGCTGGACAGGTGCAGGAGGTGCACCCGGCAGCCGGTCCGCCGGGCCAGCTCGATCACCCGGGCGATGGCGAGGTTCTCCGCGAGGCGGGGGCGGGAGCGCAGGAAGTCGCGGTAGCGCGCGCCGCACGGGGCCGGTGCATGGGCGACGGTGTGCGCGTCCTCGGCGTGCACGGTCATCAGGGCGTCGAAGGACCCGATCTCCCGCAGCGCGGCCGCCAGTTCGTCCGGCTCCAGGGGCGGGAACTCGTCCACGCCGGAGTGCAGCAGGAAGCCCTTGAACCCGAACACGCCGGCGTCGTGCAGCCCGCGCAGGTCGCCGAGGTTGCCCGGTACGGCGCCGCCCCAGAAGCCGACGTCGACATACACCCGGCCCTCGGCGGTCCTGCGCTTGGTCCGGAGCGCCGCGATGTCGGTGGTCGGCGGGATGCTGTTCAGCGGCATGTCGACGACCGTGGTGACGCCGCCGGCCGCAGCCGCCCGGGTGGCACTCCCGAACCCCTCCCACGCGGTCCGGCCGGGGTCGTTCATATGCACATGGGTGTCCACCAGCCCGGGCAGCAGCACCTCGTCGGCGCCGAGTTCGACCACCTCGGCGGCGGTGAGGTCGGCGTCCAGCGGTTCGACGGCGGCCACCCGCCCGTCCCGTACGCCGATGCTGCGCGCCACCTCGCCGGCGGCGGTGACCACGCGGCGGGCCCGGAGCAGCACATCCAGCTCGGCCGTCACGCGGCACCTCCCGTCATTCCGCCAGGCGGCGGATCCGGTCGCGCACACCGACCGTCCATGCCTTGCGCCGGTCACCGGGTGAGGCTGCGCAGTGCGGGCGGGTCGATGCCGACCAGGGTGTGGACCTCGGCCGCGTCGATGGCGCCGCAGTCGAGCCCTCGGAGGAGGAAGCCGGCCATCGCCCGGGCGGTCGCGGGCTCGTCCAGGAAGCCGGAGTCGGCGCGTTCCCGATAGCTGCGCAGCCGGGCGGCCGCAGCGGGCAGCCCTTCGCGGAAGAAGGCGTACACGGCCGCGTACCGGCTCGGCAGCTGACCCGGATGCAGGTCCCAGCCCTGGTGGATGCCGCCCTCCAGGGAGCGCCGGACCAGGCGGGCGTGCAACCGCCAGGCGGCGTGGACCGCCTCGCTGCCGCCGACCGGGAGCACATTGGTCGAGCCGTCGCAGACGCGGACGCCGGTACCGGCGGCGGCGACCTGCATCACCGCCTTGGCGTGGTCCGCGACGGGATGCTCCAGGCTCTGGTGCGCCGCGGAGACGCCGAGCGCCGCCGAGTAGTCATAGGTGCCGTAGTGCAGACCGGTACAGCGCCCGGCCGACGCATGGACCATCCGGGCCACCGGCGCGGTGCCGTCGGCGCCCAGGATGGCCTGCGGCGTCTCCACCTGGATCTCGAACCGCAGGCTGCCGGGTTCCAGCCCGTACCACGGTTCCAGCCGCTCGGCGGTGAGCACCATCGCCTCGACCTGGTCCACGGAGGTCACCTTGGGCAGCGTGACGACGAAGCCGTCCGGCAGCGGGCCGAGGTGCTCCAGGAAGAGCGCCAGGGTACGCAGGCCGCGCCGCCGGGTCGGTGCCTCGAAGCCCTTGAACCGGAGGCCGCAGAACGGCGAGC is part of the Peterkaempfera bronchialis genome and encodes:
- a CDS encoding nucleoside deaminase, which translates into the protein MTAADLTPIELGHLERAVHLAAEALRTGDEPFGSVLVGADGQVLAEDRNRVHSLDDPTQHPEFALARWAATHLTPEQRATATVFTSGEHCPMCSAAHGWAGLGRIVYAHSAAQLADWLAELGVAPPPVRCLAIQDIVPGLPVQGPVPALADRLRGLHRTFHRSAREQ
- a CDS encoding DUF6986 family protein translates to MTTADRVTGLAAELDLRLAAADGQLSTAYPGEPSGRQPVHTVYVPADRYTEDTVPSWGREARAVLAGHGRTAHELADALGLPPRTAVEVYDRVRAKLEREPVEDLRIDFEDGYGNRPDTEEDAAVQAAAKALATATADGRGSPFCGLRFKGFEAPTRRRGLRTLALFLEHLGPLPDGFVVTLPKVTSVDQVEAMVLTAERLEPWYGLEPGSLRFEIQVETPQAILGADGTAPVARMVHASAGRCTGLHYGTYDYSAALGVSAAHQSLEHPVADHAKAVMQVAAAGTGVRVCDGSTNVLPVGGSEAVHAAWRLHARLVRRSLEGGIHQGWDLHPGQLPSRYAAVYAFFREGLPAAAARLRSYRERADSGFLDEPATARAMAGFLLRGLDCGAIDAAEVHTLVGIDPPALRSLTR
- the alc gene encoding allantoicase, producing the protein MTTKDFTRLPDLASRSLAGSVVYANNELFAERENLIKPEPSVFSAEDFGHKGKVYDGWETRRRREPGHDYAIVRLGVPGVVHGVVIDTAWFKGNYPPYASVEATSAEGAPSPAELEQATWETIVEKTAIKGDTENPFEVADPRRWTHVRLTIYPDGGVARFRVHGRPVPDPRFLDGTIDLAALEHGGDVVDCSDTFYSSPVQLLLPGRARIMGDGWENARRRDGGNDHVTVRLAARGRVRRVEIDTSYFIGNAAGWASLRGADAEGSEPGEGAEWTELVPKTRLQPDTRHFLRPVSAAPVTHLRLDVFPDGGLARLRVHGELTADAHRAAVLRWLDLLPADHAVQVLSGAGVPPETADDLLRRRPFAAGGVLPPTVLAAFLGR
- a CDS encoding ATP-binding cassette domain-containing protein, with product MVCRHGRLEAVHGVELDVACGERVALTGTNGSGKTTLLRAVLGLHRQVSGEILVGGRGDRTAAERAWRRRACGWIPQRPAAGRFPLLARELLASSGAAGEAYAAAEHLGVGALGDRPLSSLSGGQLQRMHLARAVGCVAAGAGVLLADEPTAALDFAGQEEAAEVLTGLPVTLLVVTHDRAMAARCDRTLEMAAGRLREVR
- the allB gene encoding allantoinase AllB; the protein is MTAELDVLLRARRVVTAAGEVARSIGVRDGRVAAVEPLDADLTAAEVVELGADEVLLPGLVDTHVHMNDPGRTAWEGFGSATRAAAAGGVTTVVDMPLNSIPPTTDIAALRTKRRTAEGRVYVDVGFWGGAVPGNLGDLRGLHDAGVFGFKGFLLHSGVDEFPPLEPDELAAALREIGSFDALMTVHAEDAHTVAHAPAPCGARYRDFLRSRPRLAENLAIARVIELARRTGCRVHLLHLSSADALPVIRSARRDGVRLTVETCPHYLTFSAEEIADGATQFKCCPPIREAANRELLWQGLADGTIDCVVSDHSPCTPELKRFDSGDFGAAWGGIASLQLGLPAVWTEARRRGHALTDVVRWMAQRPAEQAGLADRGRIALGRQADFCVFAPDQVFVVDQERLHHRNPVTPYHGRPLAGVVRTTWLRGVPIDLDSPPQGRLLTRGGA
- a CDS encoding metal ABC transporter permease — translated: MSVLGQVGDLLHLVPVQRAGVGLLLAAAGLPVVGVVIVGLDIMPVRFAMMHVALLGIAVGQLIGLDPVVCALLACAAAGAGVAPLARTPDGLSGAMGLLMSLAIAAALLLLALSGVNANGAFALLWGSILAVRPTDLLLLGVLAVAVPGLFWWRRRDLALLLHDRELALCSGVPVQRLTVLLLVLVAVAVAGAIRLTGALLVDALTLLPALAARRLGRSLVSITTWAVVIGVAVNTAGFLAALAWDLPPGPVLVLAAGAVALAVHLIPERRTSSWRASASSAGPSSH
- a CDS encoding CHAT domain-containing protein, with translation MELERHGRTVEAEQEFLKAAALGEFNAMYNCGLLAERRGRTAEAHDWYVRAHNAGHPEAANNLGVLLHNAGDPDALLWFQLAAAMGHRQAAGNAKALLASRSRWAKRRKAGPEVLRAAAESAYREFTATGNDARLVRAVTLSREAVRLAGRRHRSRSRMLADLRDVLRYRYELRGDVADLEEAVSVAREALDGLASGHPERLTAAHALIALLNAQFEVTLIAGPLLKAVDEVGRPALRQHRGTEQARAALESSLCGALVALFRHADATVDLDEAITLGRAAVRRLPGVAVPLSNLGAALLLRGTQRGSLDDINEAVEVLREATAAATAAHDTPQLTRSSVNLISALRIRADLTGRAADDHEAEEAAERMRHAVSAEPTHHPRTLVKAVIATDGPTSADATRHALSVLPPMHTDRPFLLLHLAKALSADGKREEAIAAAREAAALAVSSQAKVDAQRILGRLLLSDDADDADDTDDGRRQAALAEAIEVLTASANALEKTEVVYAEVMTGLATALLGRFVRDGLESDHEAALDALRAAANAAGSSVQDRLFAARYWAGVALEAGDTGDALAASRVAVSLLSEFGWIGLDRGDQEQSLRDGAAMPRDAAALAIATGQPKLAVELLEQGRSVLWRSTLHLREDLAALAAKDPALAAELEQVRATLNGHAALSPESRMRLADQWTRLLGKVRQLRGFETFLGPPSFEALVPAAGKGPVVIVNISTIRCDALLVMPDGQVEVVPLPDVDVPEMDTVSNTYREHLALAQEPGATGRARERARHTVHDTLEWLWERIARPVLDRLAFSYASETPPRLWWCPTASLMTLPLHAAGRYPRTSADRAEPVGSPFAVVSSYTATLSALIDARRRPVAAGAGVVAVALTDTGRGHDPLPGVATELGMLEEVFGRQRLTVLVDDAATVAAVREQLLDHTWAHFACHGSLDMASPTDSGLALRDGDMNVLDFADLPLETADLAFLSACHTAVGGGRLPDEAIHTAAALRMAGFRHVVATQWSVHDQAAPILAAAFYRHLGVSGPMDSAGAAVALHHAVAELRDANLTDPTLWVPFIHDGP